The proteins below are encoded in one region of Lactuca sativa cultivar Salinas chromosome 3, Lsat_Salinas_v11, whole genome shotgun sequence:
- the LOC111892866 gene encoding L-lactate dehydrogenase B, with translation MQKSASSLVLGQGGLDIAQSFFKPIHGASPPPPTRRTTKISVIGVGNVGMAVAQTILTQDLADELALVDVDQDKLRGEMLDLQHAAAFLPRTTISASVDYSSTVGSDILIVTAGARQIPGESRLNLLQRNLALFSTIIPPLTAASPEAILLIVSNPVDVLTYVAWKLSGFPPNRVIGSGTNLDSSRFRFLIADHLNVNAQDVQAYIMGEHGDSSVALWSSISVGGVPILSFLKRQQIAYEKQTLEKIHKEVVQGAYEVIGLKGYTSWAIGYSVANLARTILRDQHKVHPVSVLAKGLYGIDDGEVFLSLPTQLGRNGVLGVTNLHLTEEESRQLKNSATTILEVQRQLGI, from the exons ATGCAGAAAAGTGCTTCATCCTTAGTTCTTGGACAAGGGGGGTTAGACATAGCTCAATCCTTCTTCAAGCCCATCCATGGTGCATCACCGCCGCCACCCACCAGACGCACCACCAAAATCTCTGTTATTGGTGTGGGAAACGTCGGTATGGCTGTTGCACAGACCATCCTCACGCAAGACCTAGCTGACGAGCTAGCACTAGTCGACGTCGATCAAGACAAGCTCCGCGGTGAGATGCTTGACCTCCAGCACGCTGCTGCATTCCTTCCACGAACCACCATCTCAGCTTCCGTTGACTATTCCAGCACGGTTGGTTCTGATATTCTGATCGTCACAGCCGGTGCCCGGCAGATACCAGGGGAATCGAGGCTAAATTTGCTGCAGAGGAATTTAGCTCTATTTTCCACCATAATTCCACCGTTAACAGCTGCGTCGCCGGAGGCTATTCTGTTGATCGTGTCTAATCCGGTGGATGTCTTGACGTATGTTGCATGGAAATTATCTGGGTTTCCCCCTAATCGGGTTATCGGGTCGGGCACAAATTTGGATTCGTCTCGGTTTCGGTTCCTCATTGCGGATCATCTTAATGTCAATGCTCAAGATGTGCAG GCATATATCATGGGAGAGCATGGAGACTCGTCAGTGGCACTATGGTCAAGCATAAGCGTAGGTGGGGTACCAATACTTAGCTTCTTAAAAAGGCAACAAATTGCCTACGAGAAGCAAACACTGGAGAAAATCCATAAAGAAGTTGTCCAAGGTGCATACGAAGTAATAGGTTTGAAGGGTTATACGTCATGGGCTATTGGTTACTCTGTTGCTAACCTAGCTCGGACAATACTAAGGGACCAACACAAGGTCCACCCTGTTTCAGTGCTAGCCAAAGGGTTGTATGGCATTGATGATGGTGAGGTGTTTCTTAGCTTGCCAACACAACTCGGAAGGAATGGAGTGTTGGGTGTGACAAATTTACATCTTACTGAAGAGGAGTCTCGACAACTTAAAAACTCTGCTACAACCATCTTGGAGGTGCAACGTCAATTGGGCATTTGA